A region of Paractinoplanes abujensis DNA encodes the following proteins:
- a CDS encoding YbaB/EbfC family nucleoid-associated protein has translation MFDGRDLEDAERMIDDWQTGIEARAAQARELSARLSAVTATARSDDGLVEVTVASAGDMVRLDLGEGIRGRPAAETARVILATARAARRALAARITEVTTETVGAESETGRAVIESYERRLCEPDE, from the coding sequence ATGTTCGACGGTCGTGATCTCGAGGACGCGGAACGCATGATCGACGACTGGCAGACCGGCATCGAGGCGCGGGCCGCGCAGGCCCGCGAGCTGTCGGCGCGGCTGTCCGCGGTCACCGCGACCGCCCGCAGCGACGACGGGCTGGTCGAGGTGACTGTCGCGTCGGCGGGCGACATGGTGCGACTCGACCTGGGCGAGGGCATCCGTGGGCGGCCCGCGGCCGAGACAGCGCGCGTGATCCTCGCGACGGCGCGGGCGGCTCGGCGGGCGTTGGCGGCCCGGATCACCGAGGTGACGACCGAGACGGTGGGTGCCGAGTCGGAGACCGGGCGTGCGGTGATCGAGTCGTACGAGCGAAGGCTGTGTGAGCCCGATGAGTGA
- a CDS encoding AAA family ATPase — MNAEQVLSPAAEAGLVVEAVLGDLREGDHRGVVVDSPPGAGKSTLVVRAAGELAAAGEPLMIVAQTNEQVDDLIARLGARSPEVAVGRLSAVDYEASERVRDHPQCRVGAKVAELGTPAVTIGTAAKWATVSEGSWPWAIVDEAYQMRSDALLRVAPRFVRALFVGDPGQLDPFSTVDVERWTGLSWDPMQSAVAVLLRHNPGLPVHRLPVSWRLPHTAAPVVAEAFYPFTGFRSGTGPGDRHLVFDRPAADRLDDVLDAAAATGWGLHELPARFTIRTDAEAAAACAELATRALARDGVTASESGGGPLTADRIAIGAAHRDQAATIRALLPPEVKGVTVDTANRLQGREYDLTIVLHPLSGRQDATAFHLESGRLCVLTSRHRHACVVVAREGIAELLDAHPSTEPVHLNVPVKFPDGWEANQAILAHLHKGVSLRRQ; from the coding sequence GTGAATGCGGAACAGGTGCTGTCCCCGGCCGCCGAGGCGGGGCTCGTCGTCGAGGCCGTCCTGGGCGATCTGCGCGAGGGCGACCATCGGGGCGTGGTGGTCGACTCGCCGCCCGGCGCGGGCAAGTCGACGCTGGTCGTGCGGGCCGCCGGCGAGCTGGCCGCGGCGGGTGAGCCGTTGATGATCGTGGCGCAGACCAACGAACAGGTCGACGATCTGATAGCCCGCCTCGGGGCGCGCTCGCCCGAGGTCGCCGTGGGCCGGCTGTCGGCAGTCGACTACGAGGCCAGCGAGCGGGTCCGCGACCATCCGCAGTGCCGCGTCGGGGCCAAGGTGGCCGAGCTCGGCACGCCCGCGGTCACCATCGGCACTGCCGCGAAGTGGGCCACCGTGTCCGAGGGTTCGTGGCCGTGGGCGATCGTCGACGAGGCCTATCAGATGCGCTCCGACGCCCTGCTGCGCGTCGCGCCCCGGTTCGTCCGGGCGCTGTTCGTGGGCGACCCGGGCCAGCTCGACCCGTTCTCGACCGTCGACGTCGAACGCTGGACGGGCCTGTCGTGGGATCCGATGCAGAGCGCCGTCGCGGTGCTGCTGCGGCACAACCCCGGCCTGCCCGTGCACCGTCTGCCCGTCTCGTGGCGGCTGCCGCACACGGCCGCCCCGGTCGTGGCCGAGGCTTTCTACCCCTTCACCGGTTTCCGCTCGGGCACCGGCCCGGGCGATCGCCACCTGGTCTTCGACCGCCCGGCCGCCGACCGGCTGGACGACGTGCTCGACGCGGCCGCCGCGACCGGCTGGGGCCTGCACGAGCTCCCGGCCCGCTTCACGATCCGCACCGACGCCGAGGCCGCGGCGGCCTGTGCCGAGCTGGCGACCCGGGCCCTGGCCCGCGACGGGGTGACCGCATCGGAGTCGGGCGGTGGCCCGCTGACCGCCGACCGCATCGCCATCGGCGCCGCCCATCGCGACCAGGCGGCGACCATCCGAGCCCTGCTCCCGCCCGAGGTCAAAGGCGTCACGGTCGACACGGCGAACAGGCTGCAGGGCCGGGAGTACGACCTGACGATCGTGCTGCACCCGCTCTCCGGCCGGCAGGACGCGACCGCCTTCCACCTCGAGTCGGGCCGGCTGTGCGTGCTGACGTCGCGCCATCGGCATGCCTGTGTGGTGGTCGCCCGCGAGGGCATCGCCGAGCTGCTCGACGCGCATCCGTCGACCGAGCCGGTGCATCTCAACGTGCCGGTGAAGTTCCCCGACGGCTGGGAGGCAAATCAGGCGATCCTTGCCCATTTACACAAGGGAGTGTCACTAAGACGACAGTAA
- a CDS encoding WXG100 family type VII secretion target gives MTGSLVAPVTETPPSAWAGVWIAEDVEQIAAGIRDGSWIDGTLGVVAGGLDALALITDPAGALLQYGIAWLIEHVKPLSEALDRLAGDPAQIAAHARTWRNVSVELAHQADDLTRTGWEELADWSGSAAGAYRAHASRQEQSVRILSRAADAMALMTEGAGALIGTVRLMIRDAVATVVSRLLVYAAELIATAGLATPVVAGQVSTLCASWGARIAHWLRDLVAALHRLAHAAKSLGGRVDELAVDGADPRATGGEMRPPLHELDFEFTWAERSYERIRTATDDVGQVATTAARYGFSEADVRQVKNHVFLEEHVLDLYDDVPAEVARFGSNPRIAEAWERLRTGNPHPEDIVWLNHERYEAQYMIETGDPSYRRAHNATLEAGHEWHPEAAAADGFGYQRR, from the coding sequence ATGACCGGCTCGCTGGTGGCGCCGGTGACCGAGACGCCGCCGAGCGCGTGGGCGGGCGTGTGGATCGCCGAGGACGTCGAGCAGATCGCCGCCGGCATCCGCGACGGCAGCTGGATCGACGGCACGCTCGGCGTGGTCGCGGGCGGGCTGGACGCGCTGGCGCTGATCACCGATCCGGCCGGGGCGCTCCTGCAATACGGCATCGCGTGGCTGATCGAGCACGTCAAGCCCCTGTCCGAGGCGCTCGACCGGTTGGCGGGCGACCCGGCGCAGATCGCCGCGCACGCCCGGACATGGCGCAACGTCTCGGTGGAGCTGGCTCACCAGGCCGACGACCTGACCCGTACGGGGTGGGAAGAGCTCGCGGACTGGTCAGGCTCGGCGGCCGGTGCCTACCGCGCGCATGCGAGCCGGCAAGAGCAGTCCGTACGCATCCTGTCCCGCGCGGCCGACGCGATGGCGCTGATGACCGAGGGTGCGGGCGCGCTGATCGGCACCGTCCGCCTGATGATCCGCGACGCGGTGGCCACGGTGGTCTCCCGGTTGCTGGTCTACGCCGCGGAACTGATCGCCACGGCCGGATTGGCCACCCCCGTCGTGGCGGGCCAGGTTTCCACCCTGTGCGCTTCGTGGGGCGCCCGGATCGCCCACTGGCTCCGCGACCTGGTGGCCGCCCTGCACCGGCTCGCGCACGCGGCGAAGTCGCTCGGCGGACGCGTCGACGAACTGGCGGTGGACGGGGCCGATCCGCGCGCCACCGGCGGGGAGATGCGGCCGCCCCTGCACGAGCTCGACTTCGAGTTCACCTGGGCCGAGCGGAGTTACGAGCGAATCCGAACGGCCACCGACGACGTCGGACAGGTGGCCACGACAGCCGCACGCTACGGCTTCAGCGAGGCCGACGTCCGCCAGGTCAAGAATCACGTCTTCCTGGAGGAGCACGTGCTCGACCTCTACGACGACGTGCCCGCGGAGGTGGCCCGCTTCGGCAGCAACCCGCGCATCGCGGAGGCGTGGGAAAGACTGCGCACCGGCAACCCCCACCCCGAGGACATCGTGTGGTTGAACCACGAGCGGTACGAGGCGCAATACATGATCGAGACCGGTGATCCCAGCTACCGGCGGGCGCACAACGCGACGCTGGAAGCCGGTCACGAATGGCATCCGGAGGCCGCCGCGGCCGACGGATTCGGTTACCAGCGTCGGTAG
- a CDS encoding beta family protein, which produces MAVFTTAASKPDSVYRPILRPRRGELAALAHLSATEAVRVMPILELEHGPGVLPLIRELPPRTGALAVDFGELPDPADPLVAPSLDLAEELADLGVAMLPVLRGQESRRRLAAHGLAARMHLRRAVLRLQPHADAANPAQADALADRLLHASGLEAEEVDLLIDLAETACVTHAARFQEQLHRILRWARTRPWRSISVASGAMPPNLDDLPTDVPVTIDRHDARVWARIGEPGIGYADYGVTSPVRRRGVQRHRQLPTLRYTGEHHWRIYRWSRRGGRSDDRCHDLCRTLVTSPHWPAAGARFSWGDAEIARRARSAPGAGSPAGWMSWSTSHHIAQVLQTLKIE; this is translated from the coding sequence ATGGCGGTCTTCACGACGGCGGCGTCCAAGCCGGACAGCGTCTATCGGCCGATCCTGCGGCCACGCCGGGGCGAGCTGGCGGCCCTCGCGCATCTGTCGGCCACCGAGGCCGTACGGGTCATGCCGATCCTCGAGCTCGAGCACGGCCCGGGCGTTCTTCCGCTGATCCGCGAGCTGCCACCGCGTACGGGGGCCTTGGCGGTTGATTTCGGCGAGCTGCCCGACCCGGCCGACCCTCTCGTGGCGCCCTCGCTCGACCTGGCCGAGGAACTGGCCGATCTGGGCGTGGCCATGCTGCCGGTGCTGCGCGGTCAGGAGAGCCGGCGGCGCCTGGCCGCCCACGGGCTCGCCGCGCGCATGCACCTGCGCCGAGCCGTGCTGCGGCTCCAGCCTCACGCCGACGCGGCCAACCCGGCTCAGGCCGACGCGCTCGCCGACCGCCTGCTGCACGCCTCTGGCCTCGAGGCCGAGGAGGTCGACCTGCTGATCGACCTGGCCGAGACGGCGTGCGTGACCCATGCCGCCCGCTTCCAGGAGCAGTTGCACCGGATCCTGCGGTGGGCCCGGACCCGGCCGTGGCGCTCGATCAGTGTGGCCTCCGGCGCGATGCCGCCCAACCTCGACGACCTGCCCACCGACGTGCCGGTCACGATCGACCGGCACGACGCGCGGGTGTGGGCGCGGATCGGCGAACCCGGGATCGGCTACGCGGATTACGGCGTCACTTCCCCCGTACGCCGGCGGGGCGTGCAGCGGCACCGCCAGTTGCCGACCCTGCGCTACACGGGCGAGCACCACTGGCGGATCTACCGCTGGTCGCGGCGGGGCGGCCGGAGCGACGACCGCTGCCATGACCTGTGCCGCACTCTGGTCACCTCGCCGCACTGGCCGGCCGCCGGGGCCCGGTTCTCGTGGGGCGACGCCGAGATCGCCCGCCGGGCCCGCAGCGCACCCGGTGCCGGCAGCCCGGCCGGCTGGATGTCGTGGAGCACCTCGCATCACATCGCGCAGGTGCTGCAAACCCTCAAGATCGAGTGA
- a CDS encoding type VII secretion target: protein MSDHVEVRPAGLTAHAAAVTAIGDRTGQAARAGDAVRAGPESYGELCRMVPTVLGALQDTLVDGITTAAAALHDTAARLRTTAAEYENTDRRRAHQFDHLRGGR from the coding sequence ATGAGTGATCATGTCGAGGTGCGGCCGGCCGGCCTGACAGCCCACGCCGCCGCGGTCACGGCGATCGGCGACCGGACCGGGCAGGCGGCGCGCGCCGGGGATGCGGTGCGAGCGGGCCCGGAGTCGTACGGGGAACTCTGCCGGATGGTGCCGACGGTGCTGGGCGCCCTTCAGGACACGCTGGTCGACGGCATCACCACGGCGGCCGCGGCGCTGCACGACACGGCGGCGCGGCTGCGCACGACGGCGGCGGAATACGAGAACACCGACCGGCGGCGGGCCCACCAGTTCGATCACCTCCGGGGCGGGCGATGA
- a CDS encoding SDR family NAD(P)-dependent oxidoreductase — protein MTSFVVTGGGRGVGRAIVERLLEEGGRVVVVEFDERALDWAAGRESVVPVIGDASDETVVARAVEAAGELRGWVNNAATFPGGWLHEMPAPEAAALIARNVDPVLAGCAAAVRAFLAAGVPGSIVNVSSHQAQRAVRGAFAYATAKAAIEGLTRALAVDYGRHSVRVNALALGSIATERSDAHLAGLAPGARDGFDREIRLLQPLGRMGRTSEVAEAAAFLLSDRSSFVNGAIIPVDGGRSAVGRDPEEI, from the coding sequence ATGACTTCTTTTGTGGTGACCGGGGGCGGCCGCGGGGTCGGGCGGGCGATCGTCGAGCGTTTGCTCGAGGAAGGCGGCCGGGTGGTGGTGGTTGAGTTCGACGAGCGGGCCCTCGACTGGGCGGCCGGTCGGGAAAGCGTGGTCCCCGTGATCGGGGACGCTTCGGACGAGACGGTGGTCGCGCGGGCGGTTGAGGCGGCCGGGGAGTTGCGGGGCTGGGTCAACAACGCGGCGACCTTCCCCGGCGGGTGGCTGCACGAGATGCCGGCCCCGGAAGCGGCTGCGCTGATCGCCCGCAATGTGGATCCGGTGCTGGCCGGGTGCGCGGCGGCGGTGCGGGCTTTCTTGGCGGCCGGGGTGCCGGGTTCCATCGTCAACGTGTCGTCGCATCAGGCTCAGCGGGCGGTGCGCGGGGCGTTCGCCTACGCGACGGCCAAGGCGGCGATCGAGGGGCTGACCCGCGCGCTTGCGGTTGATTACGGGCGTCATTCCGTACGGGTGAACGCTCTGGCTCTCGGCTCGATCGCCACGGAGCGGTCGGATGCGCACCTGGCCGGTCTGGCACCCGGGGCGCGGGACGGATTCGACCGGGAGATCCGCTTGTTGCAGCCGCTGGGCCGGATGGGTCGTACGAGCGAAGTGGCCGAGGCAGCTGCGTTCCTGCTGTCGGACCGGTCGTCGTTCGTCAACGGCGCGATCATCCCGGTCGACGGGGGCCGGTCCGCGGTGGGACGCGACCCCGAGGAGATTTAG
- a CDS encoding arginase family protein, with product MAEQLESPTTIRDRAVAVADYLLSVRAQMERPARTVPADTLRLDGLPGHPACEVGLPAEGSSWLRVGLPDLPPPVPVPAALRRDVSTPVAESEPTYSGDDEQFTTWRDEVWRPWAHATAEAEKTRVLHRRLFDLMHQLDMTAATTELVWGHGLLATVVNGERVLYPLVATPVLIEYEPDRSMITVSPAGPSRLQTDALNGLDDRYLSQLVALAGPAGTLEVDLWNDLERRELFERALGRLGYDRLITDEDTRPHIKDVGVLFARPKQRLLRGFLENLRDRLLTGDTEAVGALAAIVAHEPSKLRMPGDEPEQWQRVGERLLMPLPTNEAQESIARRLAQHRNVAVQGPPGTGKTHTIRNLICHLMANGKRVLVVAQKEDPLRVLRDGLPEEIRSLCLAVLGRTTDQLVQLQLAARELSDRAATLDKAAEARRVERLTGLLEEAERELATALGGLRAIAENEAVTYVIDGAPLSPVEVGVWLRERAATRGGIPDPVSGPPPFDGSEFARLLELANSLKNADKSAALSPLPVADDLPGAAEEAQARAETDELRQQVNALAARGLDPTAVRDTNVAAVRDDLHDALAWLRRREGAWTDRLGRLLTDPHWRTIWSDHVAATEALLAELATLTRSLAGHQVKVPDPYAAEPKRLLAQLGEIRQRFATGRGLSRLLQSALFRLADEVRVDGEPLRTVEDVDVVTAWVRRAQARQRLGGHWSEWRQRLAIADPPGGWGDPEVWAGALLAEAGQSLDWDVRHWPALAARLAHLVPQTELDLDPARLAAVAELLDAAPAVYDLDARIERQQRIRTELATWPHLAKAWATLDGWDEELAEVRRLSELRPAALDLRNKLDRLRSQAPEWAAQIEAGLVPPVSGQACLEAWQWRRAQTWFDEVIGSVDPAVLAKRVESARDKIRRRTAELVVASAWLEVSRSLDDRRRAALADWTTALRKIGKGTGRTAAAWQAHAQRAMESAVEAVPVWVMSVDRAIEQFAGGARFDVVIVDEASQADLFALPVLSLAERAVVVGDDQQIGPQLGFVGPVAGLIHSHLDDVPSAEHFDPESSLYDHAVRRSPERILLTEHFRCVPQIIEFSSRHYYDGKIMPLRADRPAFAPIRTVFLPAGVRQQLSGFGDVNVAEAEALVQQVAAIVRDPRYDGRTLGVISLLSTSGQANYLLHQLREEIGEDEIQARRLRVGDAYTFQGDERDIVLVSMVVSDNDPKVAAFTKREYHRRINVAASRARDQLWIFHSVRPGSLLADDARGLLLAYALNLAPAEEVADLAARCESDFERDVLGRLTARGFRPIPQFRIGAYRIDFVLGAPDGRRLAIECDGDAYHGPEQWESDMRRQAVLERVGNCVFVRIRGSIFAREPEAAMAPVWQRIAELGITPPPRRTVLEVGQWQGSGAPDAPRLAEGAAVLASLVPADRRVRVPITGSPAENLAAIRAAVTDPPMVTVGGDCGVELAPIEAALERHGDGLVVVWFDAHGDLNTPDSSPSGAFHGMVLRTLLGEGPPDMAPRRVLRPAQVVLAGVRALDVSEKAYISDNNIEVAELDEVPSVVAAAGARAVYIHIDLDVLDPAWFSSVGYPEPDGVRPERLAAAVRALTERFPLAGLGITEYQPGDPADREVLAGLVRAIF from the coding sequence ATGGCTGAGCAGTTGGAGTCGCCCACCACGATCCGGGACAGGGCCGTTGCGGTCGCCGACTATCTGCTCTCCGTTCGGGCTCAGATGGAACGCCCCGCGCGGACGGTGCCCGCCGACACTTTGCGCCTCGACGGCCTGCCCGGCCATCCGGCGTGCGAGGTGGGTCTGCCCGCGGAGGGGTCGTCGTGGCTGCGGGTCGGTCTGCCCGATCTGCCGCCGCCGGTGCCCGTCCCGGCCGCTCTCCGCCGTGACGTGTCGACGCCGGTGGCCGAGTCGGAGCCGACGTATTCCGGTGACGACGAGCAGTTCACCACCTGGCGCGACGAGGTGTGGCGTCCGTGGGCCCACGCGACCGCCGAGGCCGAGAAGACCCGGGTCCTGCACCGCCGCCTGTTCGACCTTATGCATCAGCTCGACATGACCGCGGCCACCACCGAGCTGGTCTGGGGCCACGGCCTGCTGGCGACCGTGGTCAACGGTGAGCGTGTCCTCTATCCGCTGGTCGCGACGCCGGTGCTGATCGAGTACGAGCCCGACCGTTCGATGATCACCGTTTCCCCGGCCGGTCCGTCGCGGCTGCAGACCGACGCGCTCAACGGCCTCGACGACCGCTATCTGAGCCAGCTCGTCGCGCTGGCCGGCCCGGCCGGCACGCTCGAGGTCGACCTGTGGAACGACCTCGAGCGCCGCGAGTTGTTCGAGCGTGCCCTGGGCCGGCTCGGGTACGACCGGCTGATCACCGACGAGGACACCCGGCCGCACATCAAGGACGTCGGTGTCCTGTTCGCCCGCCCGAAGCAGCGCCTGCTCCGCGGTTTCCTGGAGAATCTGCGCGACCGTCTGCTGACCGGTGACACCGAGGCGGTCGGCGCGCTGGCCGCGATCGTCGCGCACGAGCCCAGCAAGCTGCGCATGCCCGGCGACGAGCCCGAGCAGTGGCAGCGAGTGGGTGAGCGGCTGCTCATGCCGTTGCCCACCAACGAGGCGCAGGAGTCGATCGCCCGGCGCCTGGCCCAGCATCGCAACGTGGCGGTGCAGGGCCCGCCCGGCACCGGCAAGACCCACACGATCCGCAACCTGATCTGTCATCTCATGGCGAACGGCAAGCGGGTGCTGGTCGTCGCGCAGAAGGAGGATCCGCTGCGGGTCCTCCGGGACGGGTTGCCGGAGGAGATCCGCTCGCTCTGCCTGGCTGTGCTCGGCCGCACCACCGACCAGCTCGTGCAGCTGCAGCTGGCTGCGCGGGAGTTGTCCGACCGGGCCGCCACTCTCGACAAGGCGGCCGAGGCGCGGCGGGTCGAGCGGCTCACCGGCCTGCTGGAGGAGGCCGAGCGCGAGCTGGCGACAGCGTTGGGCGGGTTGCGCGCGATCGCCGAGAACGAGGCGGTCACCTACGTGATCGACGGCGCTCCGCTCAGCCCGGTCGAGGTGGGGGTCTGGCTGCGCGAGCGGGCGGCGACCCGGGGCGGCATCCCGGATCCGGTGTCGGGGCCGCCTCCGTTTGACGGCAGCGAGTTCGCCCGGCTGCTCGAGCTCGCCAACAGCCTCAAGAATGCCGATAAATCGGCCGCGTTGAGTCCATTGCCGGTGGCCGACGACCTTCCGGGCGCCGCCGAGGAGGCTCAGGCCCGCGCCGAAACTGACGAATTGCGGCAGCAGGTGAACGCCCTCGCTGCCCGGGGTCTGGACCCGACCGCCGTACGGGATACGAACGTGGCCGCCGTCCGCGACGACCTGCACGACGCCCTGGCCTGGTTGCGTCGCCGTGAGGGCGCGTGGACCGACCGCCTGGGCCGCCTGCTCACCGACCCGCACTGGCGCACGATCTGGTCCGATCACGTGGCCGCCACCGAGGCGCTGCTGGCCGAGCTGGCCACGCTCACGAGGTCGCTCGCCGGTCATCAGGTCAAGGTTCCCGACCCGTACGCCGCCGAGCCCAAGCGCCTGCTGGCCCAGCTGGGTGAGATCCGGCAGCGGTTCGCGACCGGCCGCGGGCTGAGCCGGCTGCTCCAGTCGGCGCTGTTCCGCCTGGCCGACGAGGTGCGGGTGGACGGTGAGCCGCTACGCACCGTCGAGGACGTCGACGTCGTCACCGCGTGGGTGCGCCGCGCGCAGGCCCGGCAGCGGCTGGGCGGTCACTGGTCGGAGTGGCGGCAGCGGCTGGCCATCGCCGACCCGCCCGGCGGCTGGGGCGATCCCGAGGTCTGGGCGGGTGCGCTGCTGGCCGAGGCGGGGCAGTCCCTCGATTGGGACGTCCGGCACTGGCCGGCGCTGGCCGCCCGGCTGGCTCACCTCGTACCGCAAACCGAACTTGACCTTGACCCGGCACGGCTGGCGGCAGTGGCCGAACTGCTCGACGCGGCACCCGCGGTCTACGACCTCGACGCCCGAATTGAGCGTCAGCAGCGAATAAGGACGGAGCTGGCCACCTGGCCGCACCTTGCCAAGGCCTGGGCCACGCTGGACGGCTGGGACGAGGAACTGGCCGAGGTGAGGCGTTTGTCGGAACTGCGGCCCGCCGCGCTGGACCTTCGCAACAAATTGGACAGGCTGCGAAGTCAGGCCCCCGAATGGGCGGCCCAGATCGAGGCCGGCCTAGTCCCGCCGGTGAGTGGCCAGGCCTGCCTGGAGGCGTGGCAGTGGCGCCGCGCCCAGACCTGGTTCGACGAGGTGATCGGCAGCGTCGACCCCGCGGTGCTGGCCAAGCGCGTCGAGAGTGCCCGTGACAAGATCCGCCGCCGTACGGCCGAGCTGGTCGTGGCGTCGGCCTGGCTCGAGGTGTCGCGCAGCCTGGACGACCGGCGGCGGGCCGCGCTGGCCGACTGGACCACCGCGCTGCGCAAGATCGGCAAGGGCACCGGGCGGACGGCCGCGGCCTGGCAGGCACATGCCCAGCGCGCGATGGAGTCGGCGGTCGAGGCGGTGCCGGTCTGGGTCATGTCGGTCGACCGGGCGATCGAGCAGTTCGCCGGGGGCGCGCGCTTCGACGTCGTGATCGTGGACGAGGCGTCGCAGGCCGACCTGTTCGCGCTGCCGGTGCTGTCGCTGGCCGAGCGGGCCGTCGTGGTCGGCGACGACCAGCAGATCGGTCCCCAGCTGGGCTTCGTCGGCCCGGTGGCGGGGCTGATCCACAGTCATCTCGACGACGTGCCGTCGGCCGAACATTTCGACCCCGAGTCGTCGCTCTACGACCACGCCGTCCGCCGGTCGCCGGAGCGGATCCTGCTGACCGAGCACTTCCGGTGCGTGCCGCAGATCATCGAGTTCTCGTCGCGGCACTACTACGACGGCAAGATCATGCCGTTGCGCGCGGACCGGCCGGCCTTCGCCCCGATCCGTACGGTCTTCCTCCCGGCCGGGGTGCGCCAGCAGCTCAGCGGTTTCGGCGACGTCAACGTGGCCGAGGCCGAGGCGCTGGTCCAGCAGGTGGCCGCGATCGTGCGCGACCCGCGGTACGACGGCCGCACGCTCGGCGTGATCTCGCTGCTCAGCACGAGCGGGCAGGCGAACTACCTGCTGCACCAGCTGCGCGAGGAGATCGGCGAGGACGAGATCCAGGCGCGCCGGCTGCGGGTGGGTGACGCGTACACGTTCCAGGGCGACGAGCGCGACATCGTGCTGGTGTCCATGGTGGTCTCGGACAACGACCCCAAGGTGGCCGCGTTCACCAAGCGCGAGTATCACCGCCGGATCAACGTCGCCGCCTCGCGGGCCCGCGACCAGCTGTGGATCTTCCACTCGGTGCGGCCGGGCTCGCTGCTGGCCGACGACGCGCGGGGGCTGCTGCTCGCGTACGCGCTCAATCTGGCCCCCGCCGAGGAGGTCGCCGACCTGGCCGCCCGCTGCGAGAGCGACTTCGAGCGGGACGTGCTGGGACGCCTGACGGCCCGCGGGTTCCGGCCGATCCCGCAGTTCCGGATCGGCGCCTACCGGATCGACTTCGTGCTCGGCGCCCCGGACGGGCGGCGGCTGGCGATCGAGTGCGACGGCGACGCGTACCACGGGCCGGAGCAGTGGGAGAGCGACATGCGCCGGCAGGCGGTGCTCGAACGTGTCGGCAACTGCGTGTTCGTACGCATTCGGGGCAGCATCTTCGCCCGCGAGCCGGAGGCCGCGATGGCGCCGGTGTGGCAGCGGATCGCCGAGCTCGGTATCACACCGCCGCCCCGCCGCACGGTGCTCGAGGTGGGGCAGTGGCAGGGTTCCGGCGCCCCGGACGCCCCGCGGCTGGCCGAGGGGGCGGCCGTGCTGGCCTCGCTGGTCCCGGCCGACCGCCGGGTGCGGGTGCCGATCACCGGCTCGCCGGCGGAGAACCTGGCCGCGATCCGCGCGGCGGTGACCGACCCGCCGATGGTGACCGTCGGCGGCGACTGCGGGGTCGAGCTGGCCCCGATCGAGGCGGCGCTCGAACGGCACGGCGACGGGCTGGTCGTGGTCTGGTTCGACGCGCACGGCGACCTCAACACGCCCGATTCGTCACCGTCGGGGGCGTTCCACGGCATGGTTCTGCGCACTCTGCTGGGGGAGGGGCCGCCCGACATGGCGCCTCGGCGCGTCCTGCGACCCGCCCAGGTGGTGCTGGCCGGGGTGCGCGCCTTGGACGTCTCGGAAAAGGCGTACATCTCCGACAACAACATCGAAGTGGCGGAGCTTGACGAGGTGCCGAGCGTGGTCGCGGCGGCCGGAGCCCGGGCCGTCTACATCCACATCGACCTCGACGTGCTCGATCCGGCCTGGTTCAGCTCGGTCGGCTACCCCGAGCCCGACGGCGTGCGCCCGGAGCGGCTGGCCGCCGCGGTCCGTGCCTTGACGGAGCGGTTCCCGCTGGCCGGCCTGGGCATCACCGAATACCAGCCCGGCGATCCGGCCGACCGGGAAGTGCTGGCCGGCCTGGTCCGGGCGATCTTCTAG
- a CDS encoding bifunctional DNA primase/polymerase has product MSLTAALAYARHGIPVLPVHAPDPRGGCTCDRGASCDRPGKHPHLRHGLHEASTDPRLLELWWSRWPGANVGLRTGVAMDVADVDSAEGWHGLCHLLGGDFPAGPRVRTGGGGWHFWFRPMGYGNRVRLLPGLDWRGVGGYVVAPPSRHASGGDYRWVHRPSEPLPEGPAALRALIEGPPPLPGHRAIAHPTRYARAALAAEADRVARAPVGSRNDTLNRAAYSLGRFVGAGLLDLSETVRELEEAARFAGLGRAEIRATLRSGLTAGSHAPFDPSAGAPRRVA; this is encoded by the coding sequence ATGTCGCTGACAGCCGCGTTGGCCTACGCCCGGCATGGCATCCCTGTCCTGCCGGTGCACGCGCCTGACCCGCGCGGCGGCTGCACCTGCGACAGAGGAGCGTCATGCGATCGACCGGGCAAGCATCCGCACCTGCGCCACGGCCTGCACGAGGCGAGCACCGACCCCCGCCTGCTCGAGCTGTGGTGGTCACGCTGGCCGGGAGCGAACGTGGGGCTGCGCACCGGCGTCGCGATGGATGTGGCCGACGTCGACTCGGCCGAGGGCTGGCACGGCCTGTGCCATCTGCTCGGCGGCGACTTCCCCGCCGGTCCCCGTGTGCGCACCGGTGGCGGCGGCTGGCATTTCTGGTTCCGGCCGATGGGCTACGGCAATCGGGTGCGCCTGCTGCCCGGCCTGGACTGGCGCGGCGTCGGGGGTTACGTGGTGGCCCCACCGTCGCGGCATGCCTCCGGCGGCGACTACCGCTGGGTGCACCGGCCGAGCGAACCGCTGCCCGAGGGGCCGGCGGCGCTGCGCGCGCTGATCGAGGGCCCGCCCCCGCTGCCCGGTCACCGCGCGATCGCGCATCCGACGCGGTATGCGCGGGCAGCCCTCGCCGCCGAGGCCGACCGGGTCGCCCGCGCCCCCGTGGGCAGCCGCAACGACACGTTGAACCGCGCGGCGTACTCGTTGGGGCGGTTCGTCGGGGCCGGCCTGCTCGACCTGAGCGAGACGGTGCGCGAACTCGAGGAGGCGGCGCGTTTCGCCGGGCTGGGCCGGGCCGAGATCCGAGCCACACTGCGCTCGGGGCTGACGGCGGGCAGCCACGCGCCGTTCGATCCGTCGGCCGGGGCTCCCCGGCGCGTGGCGTAA